The following proteins are co-located in the Camarhynchus parvulus chromosome 17, STF_HiC, whole genome shotgun sequence genome:
- the SNAPC4 gene encoding snRNA-activating protein complex subunit 4 isoform X1, whose product MSRGPGPAGPLRSPQGLDLDAEREKIRREIEQLERSLQPGGTDIQLALSDSSLSSDGDDEDDDDEDSYAEMEVEVEEDSSDDDDDDDDDIESLPQDPETCLQMNHVYQDVIKEKIEEVELLIAQNRAQQKEIMDERDGSKTTKAGDGRNLPANVFLGHFMKPYFKDKITGIGPPPNEEAKEKAAQGIKSFEQLHSSKWKAAEKTLLQKSVVSDRLQRLLQPKLLKLSYWNQKLEKIKTETEKETLEKQIKDLEQEIEAINQLPESDLIGNRFDEHDWDKISNIHFDGQRSSEELRKFWQNWEHPSINKEEWTEEELDRLKQIAAEHDCLDWQSIAQELGTNRTPFQCLQKYQLYNKDLKRKEWTKDEDQMLLELVQEMRVGSHIPYKKIAYYMEGRDSAQLIYRWTKSVDPSLKKGPWTPEEDAMLLAAVKKYKEKDWYKIRREVPGRSDAQCRDRYLKALHWDVKKGKWSLEEEEQLIELVQKHGLGRWSKIASELPHRTGAQCLSKWTVMIGSKKKRSGAIKRRHAEESSSPSESSSEEDLELELELANNSEEEKVTTRKEKFAVPSIDLWIPTGTDKQEATRERHQIQSLLSAARAGTGSSCSEVPRAGCDGDRAADKSSELNTVLMGIGNACSTDVLVKNPAEVMAKASQCGKHVLRVSLEEVRRILKTNTRFQRKLMPRPARLLAMPPGVGAAVGQDAQGLQELPRRAWRWHKEHWRRLSLDRKLLMAVTPWVGNVLLPRTLRAGRMAFHHTKAAAIHEKVKSVSLTSTPLFALLIQLLQIDTKGCMRIIKERNLRQLELLKANAKSPQQASQNTETSSGNSSQACSQRNSQQGNPKSAVRRAPALRARASPTGALESCAPAVQGAPPAQGQRYKVKTVSELLQEKRWRRIQARAAMQRTVLVAPQVLVSGPLIIQHPAQQIIPSAQAGSTPAAAAGTDSQVQGSPVPTRTSAAGSAPAPVPENHSSAVPETGESPGCSQGTDLQSSKDLKKGALGSSPEGKVSPGVSPAAAEKAPDQGGCNGQVTASSSASAVLHSQAFVPHQVTVVALGLESGTNQLSLSTPVTSELESNRPQQRPVSLLPALVTPQAASPVIPSSILPFKWVVTPQGLLPSPVQTLVGVPQGMPAAPGGSQAQTAVTSNGNVSALGGTPVPAEANPPHPSSAETKGPSSQLARVPLGKAAGQSTNLLPVTPVSAGCTTSSVSAVTPACSDGSSTAPDSSAAPAASPALWALLLPQTQPPASTQGSDSQPVPSPTSLGRSSDSITTNGSSSNPGSSRRGAVLWPGAAALPSSVPGSSACSGAQALRNRPIASKPPSTDVPPQPSTSHAQKNLLDFSLISLEDQGLVKEWLSGKQGVQVPPLQTRLPYLPPFLCSIKTLSRLLLQKAALEVQAASLLTSEASGDGGTGDLFHAIGELVQQKLGDNPAYLLLKARFLAAFTLPAVLATLSPPRVTTTVSAGKQLEESDDEEWQSENEVFKEESCGNELTGVQEDWRLGDEPGDEDADLLNQDMGAEEGPAQPALGSCTDGADARAPQSRRSARFRKRRRT is encoded by the exons ATGTcccgcgggccgggcccggccgggcccctGCGCTCCCCTCAGGGCCTGGACCTCGATGCGGAGCGGGAGAAGATCCGCCGCGAGATCGAGCAGCTGGAGCGCAGCCTGCAGCCCGGCGGGACCGACATCCAGCTGGCCTTGTCCGACTCCAGCCTCAGCTCCG ATggtgatgatgaagatgatgatgatgaagattCTTATGCTGAAATG GAAGTGGAAGTGGAAGAAGACagcagtgatgatgatgatgatgatgatgatgatattGAAAGCCTGCCCCAGGATCCAGAAACCTGCCTGCAGATGAACCATGTGTACCAGGACGTTATCAAGGAAAAGATTGAGGAGGTGGAGCTGCTCATTGCACAGAACAGAGCCCAGCag AAGGAAATCATGGATGAGCGTGACGGTTCAAAAACAACCAAGGCAGGAGATGGCAGAAATCTACCAGCAAATGTgtttttgggtcattttatGAAGCCATACTTTAAGGATAAAATAACTGGAATT GGCCCTCCTCCCAATGAAGAGGCCaaggaaaaggcagctcaggGCATCAAATCCTTTGAACAGCTGCATTCATCCAAGT ggaaagctgcagagaagaCGCTGCTGCAGAAATCCGTGGTGAGCGACCGCCTGCAGCGCCTGCTCCAGCCAAAGCTGCTCAA GTTGAGTTATTGGAATCAGAAACTGGAGAAAATCaagactgaaacagaaaaagagaccttggaaaagcaaatcaaagATTTGGAGCAAGAAATAGAGGCAATTAA CCAACTCCCAGAAAGTGACTTAATAGGAAACAGATTTGATGAGCATGACTGGGACAAGATTTCAAACATCCAT tttGATGGACAACGTAGCTCAGAAGAACTGAGGAAGTTTTGGCAAAACTGGGAGCATCCAAGCATCAACAAAGAGGAATGgactgaggaggagctggacaGGCTGAAGCAGATTGCTGCTGAGCACGACTGCCTGGACTGGCAGAGCAttgcccaggagctgggg ACAAACAGGACACCTTTCCAGTGCTTGCAGAAATACCAACTCTATaacaaagatttaaaaaggaaagaatggaCCAAGGATGAGGATCAGATGCTTTTAGAACTTGTTCAGGAGATGAGAGTGGGAAGCCATATCCCATACAAGAAAA TTGCTTATTACATGGAAGGAAGAGATTCTGCTCAGCTGATTTACCGCTGGACAAAGAGTGTGGACCCCAGCTTGAAGAAAGGACCCTGGACACCAGAGGAAGATGCT atgctgctggctgcagttAAGAAGTACAAGGAGAAGGACTGGTACAAAATCCGGAGGGAAGTGCCGGGCAGGAGCGACGCCCAGTGCCGGGACCG GTATTTAAAAGCATTGCACTGGGATGTAAAGAAAGGCAAGTGGAGcttggaggaagaggagcagctgatTGAACTGGTTCAAAAGCATGGCCTAG GTCGCTGGAGTAAAATAGCTTCAGAGCTGCCCCATCGGACTGGTGCCCAATGCCTGAGCAAGTGGACAGTCATGATTGGCTCTAAG AAGAAAAGATCTGGGGCAATCAAACGGCGCCACGCTGAGgagagctccagcccctcagagagcagcagtgaggaggacctggagctggagctggagctggcaaacaactcagaggaggagaaggtgacCACGAGAAAGGAGAAGTTTGCAGTCCCCAGCATTGACCTGTGGATACCAACAGGGACAGACAAACAGGAGGCAACCAGAGAGAGACACCAGATCCAatccctcctctctgctgccagggctggcacagggagcagctgcagtgaggtTCCAAGGGCAGGGTGTGATGGAGACAGAGCTGCTGATAAATCATCTGAGCTGAACACCGTGCTCATGGGCATTGGAAATGCCTGTTCCACAGATGTGCTGGTGAAGAATCCAGCAGAAGTGATGGCCAAG GCTTCCCAGTGTGGGAAACACGTGCTGCGGGTTAGCCTGGAGGAGGTGAGGAGAATACTGAAGACCAACACGCGCTTCCAGAGGAAACTG ATGCCGAGACCTGCCAGGCTTTTAGCCATGCCCCCTGGAGTGGGTGCAGCTGTTGGCCAGGatgcccaggggctgcaggagctgcccaggagagCTTGGCGCTGGCACAAGGAGCACTGGAGGAGGCTGAGCCTGGACAGGAAGCTGCTGATGGCAGTGACCCCTTGGGTGGGCAATGTGCTGCTGCCCCGCACCCTGCGGGCTGGCAGGATGGCTTTCCACCACACAAAAG ctgctgctatTCACGAGAAGGTTAAGTCAGTGAGTCTCACCAGCACTCCCCTGTTTGCACTGCTTATTCAG CTCCTCCAGATTGATACCAAGGGCTGTATGAGGATTATTAAGGAGAGGAACCTGAGGCAGTTGGAGCTGCTTAAGGCTAATGCAAAGAGCCCTCAGCAG GCTTCCCAAAATACAGAGACTTCTTCAG GCAACTCATCCCAGGCTTGTTCTCAGAGGAATTCCCAACAGGGCAACCCCAAGAGTGCTGTCAGGAGAGCTCCTGCCTTGAGAGCACGGGCCAGCCCCACTGGTGCCTTGgagagctgtgccccagctgtgcagggagctcccccagcccagggccaaAGGTACAAGGTGAAAACTGTCTCAGAATTGCTGCAAGAGAAGCGTTGGAGGAGGATCCAGGCCAGGGCAGCCATGCAGAGGACAGTGCTGGTTGCCCCACAGGTGCTAGTTTCAGGGCCTTTGATAatccagcacccagcacagcaaatCATTCCCTCTGCACAAGCAGGGagcacacctgcagcagctgctgggacagacaGCCAAGTACAGGGTTCACCAGTGCCCACAAGGACTTCAGCTGCaggttctgctcctgctcctgtgcctgaAAACCATTCCTCTGCAGTGCCAGAAACTGgggagagccctggctgctcacaAGGGACAGATCTACAGTCAAGTAAGGACCTAAAAAagggagctctgggaagcaGCCCTGAAGGAAAGGTTTCTCCAGGTGTGagtccagctgcagcagagaaggcCCCAGACCAGGGAGGGTGCAATGGTCAGGTCACAGCCAGTAGCTCAGCTTCAGCAGTGTTGCACAGCCAGGCTTTTGTGCCTCACCAGGTCACAGTGGTGGCTCTTGGCCTGGAGTCTGGCACCAATCAATTGTCCCTTTCCACACCAGTCACCAGTGAGCTGGAGAGTAACAGACCACAGCAGAGGCCAGTcagcctgctgcctgctctggtcACGCCACAAGCTGCTTCTCCTGTGattcccagcagcatcctgccctTCAAGTGGGTTGTAACCCCCCAAGgtctgctccccagccctgtgcagacTCTGGTGGGTGTTCCCCAGGGaatgccagctgctcctgggggaaGCCAGGCTCAGACAGCTGTGACTTCCAATGGCAATGTCTCTGCTTTGGGAGGGACTCCTGTACCAGCTGAAGCAAATCCACCtcaccccagcagtgcagagacAAAAGGGCCGAGTTCCCAGCTGGCAAGAGTTCCTTTGGGAAAGGCAGCTGGCCAGTCCACAAATCTCTTACCTGTGACCCCAGTGAGTGCTGGATGCACCACATCCAGCGTTTCTGCTGTAACCCCTGCGTGTTCAGATGGCTCCTCCACGGCTCCAgactcctctgcagctccagctgccagcccagccctgtgggccttgctgctgccccagacacagccccctgccagcactcagggctctgactcccagcctgtgcccagtCCCACcagcttgggaaggagcagTGACTCCATCACAACAAATGGATCATCCTCCaacccaggcagcagcaggagaggggctgtgctctggccaggagctgcagctcttcccagcagtgtcccagggagctctgcctgctctggtgCCCAGGCACTGAGGAACAGACCCATTGCCTCCAAACCACCGAGCACTGATGTCCCCCCCCAGCCAAGCACCTCCCATGCACAGAAGAATCTCCTTGACTTCAGCCTGATCTCCCTGgaggaccaggggctggtgaaaGAGTGGCTGAGTGGCAAGCAAGGGGTTCAGGTGCCACCATTGCAGACCAGGCTGCCTTATCTGCCAcctttcctctgcagcatcAAAACTCTCTCAAGGCTccttctgcagaaagcagctctggaggtgCAAGCAGCCTCTCTCCTGACCTCTGAGGCCAGCGGGgatgggggcactggggatCTTTTCCATGCTATTGGAGAACTGGTGCAGCAGAAACTGGGTGATAACCCTGCTTACCTCCTGCTGAAAGCCAGATTCCTGGCAGCCTTCACACTCCCAGCTGTCCTGGCAACTCTGTCTCCTCCCAGAGTGACAACAACTGTGTCAGCCGGGAAGCAGCTTGAGGAGAGTGATGACGAGGAGTGGCAGAGTGAGAACGAAGTGTTTAAGGAAGAGAGCTGTGGGAATGAATTAACAGGAGTACAGGAAGACTGGAGACTTGGGGATGAGCCTGGAGACGAAGATGCTGATTTACTAAATCAG GACATGGGGGCTGAGGAgggccctgctcagcctgccTTGGGCTCCTGCACTGATGGGGCTGATGCCAGAGCTCCCCAAAGCAGGAGAAGTGCCCGCttcaggaagaggaggaggacaTGA
- the SNAPC4 gene encoding snRNA-activating protein complex subunit 4 isoform X2 has translation MSRGPGPAGPLRSPQGLDLDAEREKIRREIEQLERSLQPGGTDIQLALSDSSLSSDGDDEDDDDEDSYAEMEVEVEEDSSDDDDDDDDDIESLPQDPETCLQMNHVYQDVIKEKIEEVELLIAQNRAQQKEIMDERDGSKTTKAGDGRNLPANVFLGHFMKPYFKDKITGIGPPPNEEAKEKAAQGIKSFEQLHSSKWKAAEKTLLQKSVVSDRLQRLLQPKLLKLSYWNQKLEKIKTETEKETLEKQIKDLEQEIEAINQLPESDLIGNRFDEHDWDKISNIHFDGQRSSEELRKFWQNWEHPSINKEEWTEEELDRLKQIAAEHDCLDWQSIAQELGTNRTPFQCLQKYQLYNKDLKRKEWTKDEDQMLLELVQEMRVGSHIPYKKIAYYMEGRDSAQLIYRWTKSVDPSLKKGPWTPEEDAMLLAAVKKYKEKDWYKIRREVPGRSDAQCRDRYLKALHWDVKKGKWSLEEEEQLIELVQKHGLGRWSKIASELPHRTGAQCLSKWTVMIGSKKRSGAIKRRHAEESSSPSESSSEEDLELELELANNSEEEKVTTRKEKFAVPSIDLWIPTGTDKQEATRERHQIQSLLSAARAGTGSSCSEVPRAGCDGDRAADKSSELNTVLMGIGNACSTDVLVKNPAEVMAKASQCGKHVLRVSLEEVRRILKTNTRFQRKLMPRPARLLAMPPGVGAAVGQDAQGLQELPRRAWRWHKEHWRRLSLDRKLLMAVTPWVGNVLLPRTLRAGRMAFHHTKAAAIHEKVKSVSLTSTPLFALLIQLLQIDTKGCMRIIKERNLRQLELLKANAKSPQQASQNTETSSGNSSQACSQRNSQQGNPKSAVRRAPALRARASPTGALESCAPAVQGAPPAQGQRYKVKTVSELLQEKRWRRIQARAAMQRTVLVAPQVLVSGPLIIQHPAQQIIPSAQAGSTPAAAAGTDSQVQGSPVPTRTSAAGSAPAPVPENHSSAVPETGESPGCSQGTDLQSSKDLKKGALGSSPEGKVSPGVSPAAAEKAPDQGGCNGQVTASSSASAVLHSQAFVPHQVTVVALGLESGTNQLSLSTPVTSELESNRPQQRPVSLLPALVTPQAASPVIPSSILPFKWVVTPQGLLPSPVQTLVGVPQGMPAAPGGSQAQTAVTSNGNVSALGGTPVPAEANPPHPSSAETKGPSSQLARVPLGKAAGQSTNLLPVTPVSAGCTTSSVSAVTPACSDGSSTAPDSSAAPAASPALWALLLPQTQPPASTQGSDSQPVPSPTSLGRSSDSITTNGSSSNPGSSRRGAVLWPGAAALPSSVPGSSACSGAQALRNRPIASKPPSTDVPPQPSTSHAQKNLLDFSLISLEDQGLVKEWLSGKQGVQVPPLQTRLPYLPPFLCSIKTLSRLLLQKAALEVQAASLLTSEASGDGGTGDLFHAIGELVQQKLGDNPAYLLLKARFLAAFTLPAVLATLSPPRVTTTVSAGKQLEESDDEEWQSENEVFKEESCGNELTGVQEDWRLGDEPGDEDADLLNQDMGAEEGPAQPALGSCTDGADARAPQSRRSARFRKRRRT, from the exons ATGTcccgcgggccgggcccggccgggcccctGCGCTCCCCTCAGGGCCTGGACCTCGATGCGGAGCGGGAGAAGATCCGCCGCGAGATCGAGCAGCTGGAGCGCAGCCTGCAGCCCGGCGGGACCGACATCCAGCTGGCCTTGTCCGACTCCAGCCTCAGCTCCG ATggtgatgatgaagatgatgatgatgaagattCTTATGCTGAAATG GAAGTGGAAGTGGAAGAAGACagcagtgatgatgatgatgatgatgatgatgatattGAAAGCCTGCCCCAGGATCCAGAAACCTGCCTGCAGATGAACCATGTGTACCAGGACGTTATCAAGGAAAAGATTGAGGAGGTGGAGCTGCTCATTGCACAGAACAGAGCCCAGCag AAGGAAATCATGGATGAGCGTGACGGTTCAAAAACAACCAAGGCAGGAGATGGCAGAAATCTACCAGCAAATGTgtttttgggtcattttatGAAGCCATACTTTAAGGATAAAATAACTGGAATT GGCCCTCCTCCCAATGAAGAGGCCaaggaaaaggcagctcaggGCATCAAATCCTTTGAACAGCTGCATTCATCCAAGT ggaaagctgcagagaagaCGCTGCTGCAGAAATCCGTGGTGAGCGACCGCCTGCAGCGCCTGCTCCAGCCAAAGCTGCTCAA GTTGAGTTATTGGAATCAGAAACTGGAGAAAATCaagactgaaacagaaaaagagaccttggaaaagcaaatcaaagATTTGGAGCAAGAAATAGAGGCAATTAA CCAACTCCCAGAAAGTGACTTAATAGGAAACAGATTTGATGAGCATGACTGGGACAAGATTTCAAACATCCAT tttGATGGACAACGTAGCTCAGAAGAACTGAGGAAGTTTTGGCAAAACTGGGAGCATCCAAGCATCAACAAAGAGGAATGgactgaggaggagctggacaGGCTGAAGCAGATTGCTGCTGAGCACGACTGCCTGGACTGGCAGAGCAttgcccaggagctgggg ACAAACAGGACACCTTTCCAGTGCTTGCAGAAATACCAACTCTATaacaaagatttaaaaaggaaagaatggaCCAAGGATGAGGATCAGATGCTTTTAGAACTTGTTCAGGAGATGAGAGTGGGAAGCCATATCCCATACAAGAAAA TTGCTTATTACATGGAAGGAAGAGATTCTGCTCAGCTGATTTACCGCTGGACAAAGAGTGTGGACCCCAGCTTGAAGAAAGGACCCTGGACACCAGAGGAAGATGCT atgctgctggctgcagttAAGAAGTACAAGGAGAAGGACTGGTACAAAATCCGGAGGGAAGTGCCGGGCAGGAGCGACGCCCAGTGCCGGGACCG GTATTTAAAAGCATTGCACTGGGATGTAAAGAAAGGCAAGTGGAGcttggaggaagaggagcagctgatTGAACTGGTTCAAAAGCATGGCCTAG GTCGCTGGAGTAAAATAGCTTCAGAGCTGCCCCATCGGACTGGTGCCCAATGCCTGAGCAAGTGGACAGTCATGATTGGCTCTAAG AAAAGATCTGGGGCAATCAAACGGCGCCACGCTGAGgagagctccagcccctcagagagcagcagtgaggaggacctggagctggagctggagctggcaaacaactcagaggaggagaaggtgacCACGAGAAAGGAGAAGTTTGCAGTCCCCAGCATTGACCTGTGGATACCAACAGGGACAGACAAACAGGAGGCAACCAGAGAGAGACACCAGATCCAatccctcctctctgctgccagggctggcacagggagcagctgcagtgaggtTCCAAGGGCAGGGTGTGATGGAGACAGAGCTGCTGATAAATCATCTGAGCTGAACACCGTGCTCATGGGCATTGGAAATGCCTGTTCCACAGATGTGCTGGTGAAGAATCCAGCAGAAGTGATGGCCAAG GCTTCCCAGTGTGGGAAACACGTGCTGCGGGTTAGCCTGGAGGAGGTGAGGAGAATACTGAAGACCAACACGCGCTTCCAGAGGAAACTG ATGCCGAGACCTGCCAGGCTTTTAGCCATGCCCCCTGGAGTGGGTGCAGCTGTTGGCCAGGatgcccaggggctgcaggagctgcccaggagagCTTGGCGCTGGCACAAGGAGCACTGGAGGAGGCTGAGCCTGGACAGGAAGCTGCTGATGGCAGTGACCCCTTGGGTGGGCAATGTGCTGCTGCCCCGCACCCTGCGGGCTGGCAGGATGGCTTTCCACCACACAAAAG ctgctgctatTCACGAGAAGGTTAAGTCAGTGAGTCTCACCAGCACTCCCCTGTTTGCACTGCTTATTCAG CTCCTCCAGATTGATACCAAGGGCTGTATGAGGATTATTAAGGAGAGGAACCTGAGGCAGTTGGAGCTGCTTAAGGCTAATGCAAAGAGCCCTCAGCAG GCTTCCCAAAATACAGAGACTTCTTCAG GCAACTCATCCCAGGCTTGTTCTCAGAGGAATTCCCAACAGGGCAACCCCAAGAGTGCTGTCAGGAGAGCTCCTGCCTTGAGAGCACGGGCCAGCCCCACTGGTGCCTTGgagagctgtgccccagctgtgcagggagctcccccagcccagggccaaAGGTACAAGGTGAAAACTGTCTCAGAATTGCTGCAAGAGAAGCGTTGGAGGAGGATCCAGGCCAGGGCAGCCATGCAGAGGACAGTGCTGGTTGCCCCACAGGTGCTAGTTTCAGGGCCTTTGATAatccagcacccagcacagcaaatCATTCCCTCTGCACAAGCAGGGagcacacctgcagcagctgctgggacagacaGCCAAGTACAGGGTTCACCAGTGCCCACAAGGACTTCAGCTGCaggttctgctcctgctcctgtgcctgaAAACCATTCCTCTGCAGTGCCAGAAACTGgggagagccctggctgctcacaAGGGACAGATCTACAGTCAAGTAAGGACCTAAAAAagggagctctgggaagcaGCCCTGAAGGAAAGGTTTCTCCAGGTGTGagtccagctgcagcagagaaggcCCCAGACCAGGGAGGGTGCAATGGTCAGGTCACAGCCAGTAGCTCAGCTTCAGCAGTGTTGCACAGCCAGGCTTTTGTGCCTCACCAGGTCACAGTGGTGGCTCTTGGCCTGGAGTCTGGCACCAATCAATTGTCCCTTTCCACACCAGTCACCAGTGAGCTGGAGAGTAACAGACCACAGCAGAGGCCAGTcagcctgctgcctgctctggtcACGCCACAAGCTGCTTCTCCTGTGattcccagcagcatcctgccctTCAAGTGGGTTGTAACCCCCCAAGgtctgctccccagccctgtgcagacTCTGGTGGGTGTTCCCCAGGGaatgccagctgctcctgggggaaGCCAGGCTCAGACAGCTGTGACTTCCAATGGCAATGTCTCTGCTTTGGGAGGGACTCCTGTACCAGCTGAAGCAAATCCACCtcaccccagcagtgcagagacAAAAGGGCCGAGTTCCCAGCTGGCAAGAGTTCCTTTGGGAAAGGCAGCTGGCCAGTCCACAAATCTCTTACCTGTGACCCCAGTGAGTGCTGGATGCACCACATCCAGCGTTTCTGCTGTAACCCCTGCGTGTTCAGATGGCTCCTCCACGGCTCCAgactcctctgcagctccagctgccagcccagccctgtgggccttgctgctgccccagacacagccccctgccagcactcagggctctgactcccagcctgtgcccagtCCCACcagcttgggaaggagcagTGACTCCATCACAACAAATGGATCATCCTCCaacccaggcagcagcaggagaggggctgtgctctggccaggagctgcagctcttcccagcagtgtcccagggagctctgcctgctctggtgCCCAGGCACTGAGGAACAGACCCATTGCCTCCAAACCACCGAGCACTGATGTCCCCCCCCAGCCAAGCACCTCCCATGCACAGAAGAATCTCCTTGACTTCAGCCTGATCTCCCTGgaggaccaggggctggtgaaaGAGTGGCTGAGTGGCAAGCAAGGGGTTCAGGTGCCACCATTGCAGACCAGGCTGCCTTATCTGCCAcctttcctctgcagcatcAAAACTCTCTCAAGGCTccttctgcagaaagcagctctggaggtgCAAGCAGCCTCTCTCCTGACCTCTGAGGCCAGCGGGgatgggggcactggggatCTTTTCCATGCTATTGGAGAACTGGTGCAGCAGAAACTGGGTGATAACCCTGCTTACCTCCTGCTGAAAGCCAGATTCCTGGCAGCCTTCACACTCCCAGCTGTCCTGGCAACTCTGTCTCCTCCCAGAGTGACAACAACTGTGTCAGCCGGGAAGCAGCTTGAGGAGAGTGATGACGAGGAGTGGCAGAGTGAGAACGAAGTGTTTAAGGAAGAGAGCTGTGGGAATGAATTAACAGGAGTACAGGAAGACTGGAGACTTGGGGATGAGCCTGGAGACGAAGATGCTGATTTACTAAATCAG GACATGGGGGCTGAGGAgggccctgctcagcctgccTTGGGCTCCTGCACTGATGGGGCTGATGCCAGAGCTCCCCAAAGCAGGAGAAGTGCCCGCttcaggaagaggaggaggacaTGA